The genomic segment TAACGGAACGAGGTTATCGGGTCATCGCCTGCGACTTCTCCTCTGAGTCGTTGGCGATTATACGCAAATATGTGCCAGGTGCTGAAACAAACCTATTCGATATGACAGGAGGATTGCCGTTTCCGGATGGTAGCGCGAGGGCGGTTGTCGCGGATTTGTCCCTGCATTATTTTCACTGGGACGATACTATTTCTATTGTTAGCGAAATCGCGAGAATTGTCGGCACTGGTGGATTGCTGCTAGCCCGCTTGAATTCCACGCGCGATGTTCATTACGGTGCCGGCCAGGGCATCGAATTGGAACCCCGTTATTACGAGCATGAGGGGCGGCGGAAACGTTTTTTTGACGAAGCAGATATGCATCGGTTGTTTGACGGATGGGCGATCAACGTGTTGACGGAAACGGACATGCACCGCTACCGGAAGCCGAAAATTTGCTGGGAGATGGCAGCTTGCGTCCGCTGATTGCAGCCTCGGGAGGGGAGCTGTGTGTGCCGACGTACGGAGATTAGTTAACTTGCCGATGTGAATCCGACCGTCGGGACAGCTGGTCGAAAGCAGTCGGACAAAGAGACTTAAACCTTTTTTGTTCCGCTAACGGGGATCGATAGTGCAATAAACCAAAAAACAATCTAACACTTTATTTTCGTGTTATTGACTGGTTTTTGGTTTATAAAGCATGGATTAGTCTAAATTCTCCTCGAACAGAGATAATTAAAAACTTAAAACTACATTGAATACATGTAAACAAAGTGACAAGCATTGGTTTAACAATGATTGTCACTTTGGAGTTAAGATAACGTTAAATTTTGTACGCTAAGCACTAGTTGACAGAAAAATTGCCGGTGTCCTGTACGCTAAGGATCACCGGCTTCGATTTTTCTTTGTATGTTCAACAATCGGGCCATTTAGTTGAAGATCGTTTTCACATAAAAAATCTTACTATTATGCCTAAATGTAGCACCCCTACAAGTGCACCTTTTTATACTATTAAAAAGGAGTTCGATGACAAAATGGAGATCATCTCCATTTATTTATTTATCGGGGTATTGATTAGTACATCAATTTATTTGGTGGCAGATTTTCGACCTTGGCATTTTTTTTCTGCTTTGTGCATTGCTTGGTTACCTCTACTATTCATCGGAATGATTATAACTTTATTTATGGATTTAGGAAAAATCTCCAGTAAACTAAACAGATAAAAGCACAAAACCACGAAATAAGTCCAAAAATCGCTACAATTGTAGTTTCGGACCACCCATATTTTAAGCGAAAGTGAAAGTGAATCGGTGTCATTCTGAAAATACGCTTATGAGTAAGTTTAAAGGAGGAAACTTGTAAAATAACCGAAAGTTGTTCAGCAAAATATATAAAGAATAAAATGGGAATTAAAATTTCAACTTTCTCAAGAACAGCAAGAAATGAAAGCGATCCTCCTATCGCTAATGATCCCGTATCCCCCATAAAAGCTTTGGCAGGATATATATTGTAAATGAGAAAGCCGAGTAAACATCCAATCATAACTAAACAAAAAATTTGTACCTCTAATCTGTCTGAGACCATAAAAAAGAAAAAGTATGTAGGGATTGCAACAACTCCTAAAAGACCGTCTAATCCATCCGTGAAATTTATAGCATTTGCAGAACCTACGACAAATAAGGTAATGACAATGACGTATAACACCATTGGAAGATCCAATGAAATATGTTTAAAAATATCAATGCTGGTGTCTACGCCTAGCTCGTTGATCACGTAAAAAAGCAAAGTACCCGTAAACGTAAATTGAAAAATAAGTTTGGTCTTACCCGATATCCCTCCTGGATCTTGCCGAGAAGCCTTCCAAAAATCGTCCAAAAACCCGACAAAACTAAAAAGAATGTAGGTAATAGACAAAAAATACATGATTGGAGTAGGTGAAAAAAGAATTGATACGATAATTCCAACAAACAGAATAATTCCAAACATTAACGGGGTTCCATTTTTTAACTGATGATCTGAAGGAAGCTCTTTTCTTATCGGTTGAATGAGCCTAAGCTTTCTCAAAACGGCTATTAATAGTGGAGATAAAATTGAAACGACTATAAAAGCAATTAACGCTGGGATTATTTGATTACTCACTTTTCATTTACTCCTTTTCTTTTTACTAACTATATTAATTTTCTGAAAAATTCATTCACTTCCTCTATTTCATACAATATTTATGTAAATGTTTATTCAAGAAAAGCGCGAGGGCATACGTAATCCGTAACACAAGTCCCCCTAATACCTTATTAAAAACTGACAGTTGGCCGGAGTCTTTTCTACTTGTATGGAGAAATTTCTAGTTGCACAAGACTAAAAAGGTTACTATTATGGTAGTAACCTTTTTAGTTGAGAGGAGCTATTGTTTTGAATCCACGTGTCTTCATCTTAGCGATTGCTACCTTTGTCGTTGGTACGGTGGAATTGATTATCGGTGGTACGCTCGATCTGATTGCTCGTGATCTTCAGGTATCGATTAGCGCTGCCGGACAATTAATCACCATATTCTCGCTTGCCTTTGCTGTTGCCGCTCCTCTGCTCCTGCATGTTACGAGGCGTGTCGAGCGCAAAAAGCTATACTTGTATGCATTAGCGGCCTTTTTCCTGAGTAATGTGCTCGCAGCACTTAGTCCGAGCTATGCTGTATTAATGACGGCACGCATTTTGAGCGCAGCAAGCAGTTCCATCCTGATTGTGCTGTCGATTACTATTGCGACGAGTCTTGTGGAACCTGCCTATCGAGGCCGTGCCATTGGCGTTATTTTCATGGGGATTAGCGGTTCGCTCGTGCTCGGCGTCCCTGTCGGACTGGCTCTGGGGAATGCCTTCGGATGGCGTGCCCCGTTCTGGCTGATTGCGGCTCTAAGTGTCGTTGCAATGATTTTTATCCTCTTGTTTTTGCCAAAAGTTCAAACGGCACCGCCGATTCCGCTACGTGATCAAATGACTACCCTCCGTAGCGGCAAGTTATTCAGTGCCTTGTTTATCGTCTTGTTAATGCTGACAGGTCACTTGACGCTGTATGCATACTTTACCCCTTATCTGCAAACGACGATGAATGTGGACGGAACGACACTGAGCTGGATTTATCTCTTGTTCGGGATTGCTGCCGTTGCAGGCGGTGGGATTGGCGGTTGGATTGCAGACAAATGGGGAGCAACCAAGAGCATTCTGTTCATCATTCCCGTGTTTGGCTTGATCATGTGTGTCTTGCCGTTTTTTACAGGCTCGCTTTATTTGTTCTTGCCGATCATGGCAATCTGGAGTGCGCTTAGCTGGGCTATTTCGCCAGCACAGCAAAACTATTTGATCACCTGCTCACCTGCTACCGCAGACATTCAATTAAGCTTGAATACCTCTGCCCAGCATTTAGGTATCGCCCTTGGCTCTCTGGCTGGCGGTCTCGTCGTCGAGCGATCATCCGTCATCTACACGCCTTGGGTTGGAGCCGTGTTCGTCCTGCTTTCGTTCGGGTTTGCCTTCTACTCGATTTCACGTCCATTTCAAGCACAGGAAAGCCAAGTAGTGCAGCCTTCGCCAGGACAAAATGCATAGCAACTCGCAAAAGCAAAAAGCCGTCAACGAATTGACGGCTTTTTCTTATCATCCTAGAATCGTTTTCGTTACGAGCCTACTTCACTGGCAACCGGACGGTAAACCTCGTGATTCCCCGCTCGGACCAAACCTCAATTTTCCCCTTGTGCTTGTGAACAACTGAATCTACGATCGTCAGACCCGTTCCGCGCCCACCGCATTTTTTCTCTGTTTTCGTTGTATAGCCATTCTCGAAAATACGTGCACGTTGTTCTGGCGTTATTTCCGGTCCTGTATTTTCCACTCGGAAAATAACGTGGTCTTCATCACAGCAAAAATAAATGCTGACTCGCTTTTCCCCATCCGCTAACTCAGCCGCTTCAATCGCATTATCAATAAGATTCGATAAAATTTTGATCAGATCAATGGAAGGAATGCTATCGATTGGATCAGAACATTCTTCAAATTGCATCACGATTTGTTTGGATTTAGCCTGCTCCCATTTGGTGTGAAGCAATACCATTAAGGCAGGATTTGCAAACCTCACGGTGAGGTCCAAAAGCTTGGTTTCTTTCAGCAACGACTGCACGTAATCTCGTGCTTTTGGATAATATCCGCATTCGATCAAACCGTAGAGCACTTGCATGTGATTGACGAAATCATGGCGTATGGAGCGCATCGAACAAATGACTGAGCGCAATTCATCCTGGTAAGTTTCTTCCGTCTCGCCAACTGCTGCCTTGATGGCGCGTTGGTACCAGCGTTCCATGCAAAGAACCAGGAAGATCAGTACGACGACAAACAAACCTTGAATCGCAAAAACAGGAATGCTGCTACGAACGACATCATTTCCAATGTCCTCGACGATGGCTACGTCCGTATCTACTCCGACTATTCCGATGATTCTTCCTTCTCTATCTCTAAGCGGCGCACCCGCAGACATGTAGACCCCGTAATCTGGATCTCTGATAATATCTGAGTAGTACGTTGATGATCCTTCGTAAATCATTTGAATGTGCTCAGGATATAGAACAATAGGAATACCGATATCAAAATTTTGCTGCGCATTTGGAGGCCTTGAGACGATCATCGCGCGACCACTTTGCCTGTCTTCATTGATTTGAATCGTGTATAAATACAGCAGACCGAACTGCTCTCGTGCTTGATTCAATTGCTGTTCGATTCGTTTATAGGCGGGGGTCTCTTTTACCGGATTTCGTAAAAACTCCTGATACGCGTCAACATCTAGACTGTCTGCTACTGTAGAAGCGGCTTTCATGCTTTGATTCGCAATGGAGAGTCGGACGGATTGAATCGTATTAAAATAGGAAATCGCGATGCTTACACAAGTCAAGATCAAAACAAGGATGCCAGAAACGAGCATAATGATTAGAACTCTGGGATTTTTTGGTTGTGTTGGACTCGTCATAATCTCCTCAATCCATCTGTTCAAAAAGTCGTCTTTTGATTACGCAGTTGTACTAAAAACACGACTTTTTGAACATGTCTCTTTCATATTCTAGAGATTTCTACTGGAAATGTCTACATAATATGAATTCAGCTTCATTATACTTCTCGAAATCATACATTGAATTATGATTCGGAATATTTTTATAATAAGACGAATACGAAATACCAATCTCTTTCCCTAGGAAAAAGGAGTGGGTTCGATGGAAGAAAAACTGTTTGCCCGGCTGCAGGAGATTTATCCAGAGCTTGTTTCATTCAGACGTGATTTGCATATGTATCCCGAGCTTTCCTTTCAGGAGGAAAACACAGCGAAGAAAGTAGCAGACAAGCTGGCTTCTTTTGGTATAGAAGTGCAAACAGGTGTAGGCGGTATGGGTGTTGTCGGTCTCCTGAAGGGAGGAAAGCCAGGAAAAACAGTTGCGTTGCGCGCTGACTTCGATGCCTTGCCCATTCAAGATGAAAAAGAAGTACCGTATAAGTCCCGCATTCCAGGCGTTATGCACGCGTGCGGTCACGATATACATACCTCCGGACTTTTGGGAGTCGCGCAAGTATTAAGCGAGTTCCGCGATGAACTCCCAGGAAATGTGGTATTCCTGCATCAGTTCGCGGAAGAGCTGCCACCTGGTGGCGCCAAAGCCATGGTGGAGGCGGGTTGTCTCGAAGGAGTCGATGTCGTGTATGGCGCGCATGTTGCCTCCGAGCTTCCCGTAGGCACTGTCGGGATCGGTCATGGCTACATTACGGCAGCAGCAGACAGCTTCGAGATCGTCTTGTACGGAAAAGGCGGTCACGGCGCTTATCCTCATACCTCCGTTGATCCAATCGTATTGGGCAGTCAGGTTGTCATGAATTTGCAGCAGATTGCCAGCCGTCAGGTAGATCCGCTGAAACAAGTTGTTCTGTCTGTTTGCTCCTTCGTCGGCGGGGGTGAAGCGTTCAACGTCATTCCTGATCAAGTGAGGCTCAAGGGGACCGTCCGCACGTATGACGAGGAAGTGAGAGTCGCGGTCGAGCAATCTCTGAAACGTATTGTGGAAGCCAGTTGCCAGGCAGTCGGCGCTACTTGCGAAATCATGTATCAACGCGGCTACCCAGCTACTTGGAACGATGAGACAGAGACTCCCTTATTTGTAGCGGAAGCCAAACGTATTTTTGGTGAGGAGCGCGTATTGAAAATCCCTCCAGGCATGGGCGGAGAGGATTTTGCTTACTTTGCCCAAGAGCGCCCCGCTACCTTCTTCATGGTCGGTGGACGCAACCCGGAGATTCAGGCAACGTATCCGCATCATCATCCCAAATTCGATGTCGATGAGCGCTCCATGCTTCAAACCGGTCAGTTATTCATTGCAGCGTTACTTGCCTATCAGGCACGTCATCAATAAACGGACAAAGTTGAAAGGCAAGGGCCTCATGCTCCTTGCCTTTTTTCTGCCGCCGCATTCACACCTCGTGTCCGACAATCCAATCCAGTCTTCTGCTCTGGATACGGGCAGGGATCGTTTTTAGCAGGAAATGACGAGCCGCGACGGCCAGCGGATTTTCCCATTGGGTGACTGCCCCCATCAAGCGGGAACCTTTCACAATCGCATTCGCCCGCTTCTTTCGTTTCTCTTCATACATGCGCAAAGCGTGAGCCGAGTCCGTGTCTGCTTCTGCCAAGCATCTGGCCAGCACGAGTGCGTCTTCCATGCCTTGGCCTGCTCCTTGCCCCAGATTCGGCAGCATCGGATGTGCCGCATCGCCTACTAATGTCACCCGGCCCTCACTCCATCTCCTGAGTGGTACACGGTCGTAAATATCATGCCGCAAGATGGCTGTATCCTCTGTCGCCTCAATCACTGCACGTACTGGCTCATACCAGCCTTCCAATCGGCGCAACGTCTCTCGCTTCCGGCCCAGCGGCCCATCTTTTTCTCCCTCAGGTGCATTGATGGCGGCAAACCAATGAATTCGATTGTTGCCGATATGGGAAAACCCAAAACGAATCCCCCTGCCCCATGCTTCAAAGCCTCCTCCTGATTCCAGTGGATAACGAGGGTCTTGGTAAGTTGCAATCCCGCGAATCGCCGTGTACCCCGAGTATCTCATCGACTCTTCACCGAACAGTCTCTTCCGTACACGAGAGTGAATCCCGTCCGCTCCGATCAGAATCGTCCCATGTGTACCTGATCCATCTGCAAAAGCGGCTTGAACTCTTTCCTCTTCTTGAGAAAAAGAAACGAACTGCTTGCCGAGAACCAATTCATGCGTCGAGATTTTTGCCAAAAGTGCCTGCTGTAGATCAGCCCGATGAATCAAGTAGCTGTCAGCCCCGTACCGTTCTGCTTGTTCCGCAACAGGCAACTCGACTAACAAATTTCCCTTCCAGTCGCGAATCCGCGCTGAACGGACAGCTGCCCCAAGCTCGCGCACTTCCTGTCCAACTCCCAGCCTATCCAGTGCTTTCATGGCATTGGCAGCCAAAACGATTCCAGCACCGATGCCTTTATGCTCCTTTGCCTGCTCAAAAAGCGTCACTTGCCAGCCCAATTGCTTCAAGGCAAGCGCTGATGCGAGCCCGCTCAAGCCTGCCCCGATGATCAGTGCGTGTTTTTCGTTGCTCATCGCCTTTTCTCCTATTTAGAAAAGATTCATACTCAAATACCGCTCCCCCGTGTCAGGCGCAATGCAAACAACCCGCTTACCCACTCCCAGCCTTTTGGCAATCGTGATGGCAGCAAAGACCGAGGCACCCGATGAAGGGCCAACGAGAATCCCTTCCAACGCTGCAAGCTGCCTCATGCTTTGTAGGGCGTCTTCGTCTGCGATTTGAATGATTTCATTATAAATGCTGGTATTGAGGATTTGTGGAACAAAACCAGGGCTTGTGCCTACCAGTTTATGTGGACCAGGCTTTCCGCCAGACAAAACCGGTGAGCCTTTTGGTTCGACGACAGCAATATACAGCTCCGGGAGCTTTTCCCGCAACGCTTCGCCTGTTCCGGTAATCGTTCCGCCCGTCCCAGCTGTGGCAACAAACGCATCCAGTCGACCATTCGTTTGCGCAAAAATTTCCTCAGCCGTCGTCGTTCGATGGATGTCGGGGTTTGCCTGATTCTCGAATTGCTGAGGAATAAAGCTGCGCGGGATTTCTTTTTGCAGCTCCTGCGCTTTGGCAATCGCCCCCGGCATCCTCAGCTCACTCGGTGTCAATACAACCTCTGCCCCATACGCTTTCAAAATATTGATCCGTTCCTTTGACATATTGTCAGGCATGACCAAAATCGCGCGATAGCCTTTTGCTGCGGCATTCATCGCTAAGCCGATTCCCGTATTGCCGCTAGTCGGCTCTATGATCGTATCACCCGGTTGGATCAGTCCCGCTTGCTCAGCCGTCAAAATCAGATTGTAGGCAGCACGGTCCTTCACACTCCCGGACGGATTGAATTTCTCCAGCTTCACAAAAACTTCTGCTGCTCCTTCAGGAACCATGCGCCTCAGTCGAACAATCGGCGTATTTCCAATCAATTCGGTAATGTTCTGGTAGACGCTCATTGTACTCCTCCTGAAAAATATGCCTTAATGATTATCCCTTAGTAATACTATAAGAATAATACAATTTTTCCGACCTGAAAACGATAAGGGTGCTCAAATGGGAAAAAGCTCTCGAATGAGAGCCTTTACCTGTCTAAAAACCATACTTTGCTTTTGTCTGATTCAATACATTCACCGCTTGTTGATACAGACTGTTCGCAGTTTCTTTCACTTTTGCTTGTCCGCTTTTGTCTACCGAGCCTTGGCGCTTCTTCGCCTGCACGATTGAATCAGTCGCTGTCTTGACAGCCGCATGGATTGCTTTTTCCCGTTTCTCGGCATCCGGCACGCTCGCTTTGATTTCCGACCAAATCGCTTGAATGTCCTTCATGTCGGTCTCCATGATGGTGATCATTTCCTGCATGTTTTTGTTTTTATCCTGGATCGAACCATCCATGGTGTTCATCCCATCGACCAACACCTTCATACTGCCCAGTGTTCCTTGCATGACCTCGAATTCCATCTTGCTCAAACCTGGCTGCGTCGAATAGGTACGAATCTCTTCCAACAGTCTTTGCAGCTCCGCTATTTGATCGTTTGAAAACTGCGCTTCATCCGTAAATTGCAGCTCGTCCAAATACTTTGCCGTTTCAATCAGATCAGCCTCTAGCTTTCCTGTCTGTTTTACTTTTTTGGCGAAATCGACTCGCGCTTTTTCTTTGGCTTGTTGTTCTGCTACTTCTTTCTTTTTTATTTCTGCTTCTTCGTTGATACGCTTGGTTAGTGTCGCCAATTTGCTTTCGTACGCACTTTTGTTTGTGGCAACAAGACTCGTCTGTCCCTTATTCTCTTCCATAAGCAGCCCGTCAAATTGGAGCTCGTCACCCTGCACTGTGCCGATAATATCCTGACCAGTTGCCGGATTTTTGAGGGTCAGCTGTTTACCATCCAGCGTTCCCTCCAGCAAGATCGACTCCGTTTTCAGAACAGGGATGCTGTCTTCCGTTTCGACAATGGAATCTGTCATTTCTACGTTTACTTTCTCGTTATTCACCGTGACACTCGTGTATAGCATGCGTGTATCGTCTTCGTACAAATACCCTTCCGCCAGTGTCACAGGACCAAAGAAACGATAGCCTGCGTATCCCAGCAATACGACGATGACCAGAGCCATGGCAATCATGATGCTTTTGTTTTTTCCCTTCATGCTGCGACCCCTTTACCCACAAATTCTCATACGTTTGACCTGTTTTTCCTGCCAAAACGTGCCATAGTAATATGATACATGAATCGCTGGGGAAAACCCTATGAGTCTAAAGGCCAAAACACTCATTAAAAGTACGTATTCCCAAAATCGTGACTAAAATCGAGTGTTTGATCTTCTTCAATTGTAATCGTGGAGAGTTCATATTTGTAATGTAATAGACTAATCCTTACAAATGAATCCCAATTTCTGATGTAAGGTTTCAATATACTTGTGAAATATTCATCAACAGGCTCTTTAATGTTGCGAGTGGTTTGTGCTGATACGACCAAGATGTGATATTCTCCAGCCGGCAAGTTACCAATCTCGTAATTTCCATATCCATTTGCTTTTGCAGCAAATAATCCCGAGTTTTTGGGAACTGTACCTATTGCAAACACCCCCTCTTCAACATCAGTGATCGTATTCTTATCAAAACCTGTAGGAATGAGCAAAATCTTTGCATTCACGTCCGGCTTCGTCCCAACAAAATCGTTATACTGCCACGTAATCGTACCTTTAAGCGATCCCTTTGGGGTAGGAAGTGCTGGTTGTTCCACTTGTCCTACAGCATTACTTTGTTGGCCTGGCATATCGACAGGGTAAGACACTGGCATCGCCGCGTCTGTTGCACCATTTCCCTCTGACGAAACAGGTACAGCATTTGACTGCTGATTTGTGCCCGCTTCCTGACCTGTAGACACCGGATTTACGGGTGCAGGTTGATTCGTTTCCTTTTTTGCTACGGGTCGCGATCCTAGTAGATCATCAAGGTTTTTCCCAGATAAATAAAAAATAGCACCGCTGGCAATTCCGAGGATGATGGCAACTACCAATAAAAAAGTAAGGAGTTCTCTGAAAAATCCGGGCTTCTTCGCTGCTTTTGCTGTTTTGGCATCTGCCATGGTACCCCTCCGTCAGTCTCTCTATCATGTTATGTGAAGATTTTTCCAAGCAATATTTTACCAATAGATAGAATCTAGGTCTAGGCTCCTATGACTAGCACTGCACAGGATAGATATAGAAAAAAGCCGATGTCTCCAAACCATCGGCTTCTCGCACTTTCACTCTGTTATACCTCAACCATTTCACGCTCAGAAGGATAATACATGCCTGCTGCACCGAGCACACCTGCTTCCGCTCCAATCGTAGTCAACTGGATGCTCGCTTGGTTTGCCATACGGGAGATGGAACGCTCGCGAATGACATTCTTTGCTTCCGCTAGTAGCAGATGTCCATTCTTCATCACACCGCCACCAATGACAATCACCTGCGGATTGAACAGATGGATCAGATTGGTCAGTCCGACCCCGAGATAATAACCTGCTTCCTTCATTAAGGTCATGCTCAGGATATCTCCGCGATCCGCCGCCTCTC from the Brevibacillus brevis genome contains:
- a CDS encoding MFS transporter, coding for MNPRVFILAIATFVVGTVELIIGGTLDLIARDLQVSISAAGQLITIFSLAFAVAAPLLLHVTRRVERKKLYLYALAAFFLSNVLAALSPSYAVLMTARILSAASSSILIVLSITIATSLVEPAYRGRAIGVIFMGISGSLVLGVPVGLALGNAFGWRAPFWLIAALSVVAMIFILLFLPKVQTAPPIPLRDQMTTLRSGKLFSALFIVLLMLTGHLTLYAYFTPYLQTTMNVDGTTLSWIYLLFGIAAVAGGGIGGWIADKWGATKSILFIIPVFGLIMCVLPFFTGSLYLFLPIMAIWSALSWAISPAQQNYLITCSPATADIQLSLNTSAQHLGIALGSLAGGLVVERSSVIYTPWVGAVFVLLSFGFAFYSISRPFQAQESQVVQPSPGQNA
- a CDS encoding FAD-dependent monooxygenase; the encoded protein is MSNEKHALIIGAGLSGLASALALKQLGWQVTLFEQAKEHKGIGAGIVLAANAMKALDRLGVGQEVRELGAAVRSARIRDWKGNLLVELPVAEQAERYGADSYLIHRADLQQALLAKISTHELVLGKQFVSFSQEEERVQAAFADGSGTHGTILIGADGIHSRVRKRLFGEESMRYSGYTAIRGIATYQDPRYPLESGGGFEAWGRGIRFGFSHIGNNRIHWFAAINAPEGEKDGPLGRKRETLRRLEGWYEPVRAVIEATEDTAILRHDIYDRVPLRRWSEGRVTLVGDAAHPMLPNLGQGAGQGMEDALVLARCLAEADTDSAHALRMYEEKRKKRANAIVKGSRLMGAVTQWENPLAVAARHFLLKTIPARIQSRRLDWIVGHEV
- the cysK gene encoding cysteine synthase A, translated to MSVYQNITELIGNTPIVRLRRMVPEGAAEVFVKLEKFNPSGSVKDRAAYNLILTAEQAGLIQPGDTIIEPTSGNTGIGLAMNAAAKGYRAILVMPDNMSKERINILKAYGAEVVLTPSELRMPGAIAKAQELQKEIPRSFIPQQFENQANPDIHRTTTAEEIFAQTNGRLDAFVATAGTGGTITGTGEALREKLPELYIAVVEPKGSPVLSGGKPGPHKLVGTSPGFVPQILNTSIYNEIIQIADEDALQSMRQLAALEGILVGPSSGASVFAAITIAKRLGVGKRVVCIAPDTGERYLSMNLF
- a CDS encoding class I SAM-dependent methyltransferase; its protein translation is MTKRSEAEHWNEVFADVNLGKPQEDFWLEKYEPMLASAQDGPVIDLGCGYGSDTLFLTERGYRVIACDFSSESLAIIRKYVPGAETNLFDMTGGLPFPDGSARAVVADLSLHYFHWDDTISIVSEIARIVGTGGLLLARLNSTRDVHYGAGQGIELEPRYYEHEGRRKRFFDEADMHRLFDGWAINVLTETDMHRYRKPKICWEMAACVR
- a CDS encoding ATP-binding protein, producing the protein MTSPTQPKNPRVLIIMLVSGILVLILTCVSIAISYFNTIQSVRLSIANQSMKAASTVADSLDVDAYQEFLRNPVKETPAYKRIEQQLNQAREQFGLLYLYTIQINEDRQSGRAMIVSRPPNAQQNFDIGIPIVLYPEHIQMIYEGSSTYYSDIIRDPDYGVYMSAGAPLRDREGRIIGIVGVDTDVAIVEDIGNDVVRSSIPVFAIQGLFVVVLIFLVLCMERWYQRAIKAAVGETEETYQDELRSVICSMRSIRHDFVNHMQVLYGLIECGYYPKARDYVQSLLKETKLLDLTVRFANPALMVLLHTKWEQAKSKQIVMQFEECSDPIDSIPSIDLIKILSNLIDNAIEAAELADGEKRVSIYFCCDEDHVIFRVENTGPEITPEQRARIFENGYTTKTEKKCGGRGTGLTIVDSVVHKHKGKIEVWSERGITRFTVRLPVK
- the mraY gene encoding phospho-N-acetylmuramoyl-pentapeptide-transferase, which encodes MSNQIIPALIAFIVVSILSPLLIAVLRKLRLIQPIRKELPSDHQLKNGTPLMFGIILFVGIIVSILFSPTPIMYFLSITYILFSFVGFLDDFWKASRQDPGGISGKTKLIFQFTFTGTLLFYVINELGVDTSIDIFKHISLDLPMVLYVIVITLFVVGSANAINFTDGLDGLLGVVAIPTYFFFFMVSDRLEVQIFCLVMIGCLLGFLIYNIYPAKAFMGDTGSLAIGGSLSFLAVLEKVEILIPILFFIYFAEQLSVILQVSSFKLTHKRIFRMTPIHFHFRLKYGWSETTIVAIFGLISWFCAFICLVYWRFFLNP
- a CDS encoding amidohydrolase; this encodes MEEKLFARLQEIYPELVSFRRDLHMYPELSFQEENTAKKVADKLASFGIEVQTGVGGMGVVGLLKGGKPGKTVALRADFDALPIQDEKEVPYKSRIPGVMHACGHDIHTSGLLGVAQVLSEFRDELPGNVVFLHQFAEELPPGGAKAMVEAGCLEGVDVVYGAHVASELPVGTVGIGHGYITAAADSFEIVLYGKGGHGAYPHTSVDPIVLGSQVVMNLQQIASRQVDPLKQVVLSVCSFVGGGEAFNVIPDQVRLKGTVRTYDEEVRVAVEQSLKRIVEASCQAVGATCEIMYQRGYPATWNDETETPLFVAEAKRIFGEERVLKIPPGMGGEDFAYFAQERPATFFMVGGRNPEIQATYPHHHPKFDVDERSMLQTGQLFIAALLAYQARHQ